The Armatimonadota bacterium DNA segment TGCCTTCTGGTTCGTTCAGTCCACCGGTTCCAACGGGGACGAAGTCGCCCAGATACGCCCCTGTGACTTCGTCGAAGCGGAGAATGCGGTCGCCGTTGACGCTGCACACCAGCAGGTCAGCCATGGCAAAGGGAGCCAGTACCACAAGAGCCAGTGTGGCGACAATCAAGCGCATAACCCATTGCATTGTAACCCCTCCCTTTCTTTCAAGTAGATGGACCACCATGGATACCGTACACTGAACAGGATAGAAGGTCTGTGTAAAAAAGTCAATAGCCCCTACAGCAGGTTTTTGAGAAATGTTGGCGTATCTCCGTTTTCAGCGCGGTTTCAATCGGAATCTGCGAAAGGCTTCAGAGGGGAGGAGCATCATGCATGTGCTGATACTGTGCGATATGGAGGGTATCACCGGCATTTCCGTGTGGGAGCAGGTGAGCGGTGGTGCTGCTCTGTATGAGGAGGGGCGTCGTCTGTACACGGAGGACGTGAATGCGGTGGTGCGAGGATGCCAGCGGGCGGGCGCGGAGCATATCACGGTGGTAGATTGTCATGGGGCGGGTGGATTCTATTCGTTCAAAAGCCTCATTCCCGAAAAACTGGAACGAGGGGCGCGCTACGTGCTGGGAGCGCCCTACCTGCGCTACACGGAGCCGTTGGAGCAGGGCTGTGATGCAGCAATGCTGGTGGGGTTTCACTCGATGGCGGGCACGCCGGATGGCGTGCTTTGTCACACCGTCTCTGCTGAACAATGGGTGAGTGCCACACTCAACGATCAGCCTGCAGGTGAAATCGCCCTGGCGGCAGCGTTTTGTGGAGAGTGGAACGTGCCAGTGGTGTTTGTCTCTGGGGACGAAGCGGCGTGCCGTGAGGCAAAAGCGTTGCTGGGGGAGCAGATACACACCGCTCCGGTTAAGAAAGGCATCGGCAGGTTCGCTGCGGTGCATCTTGCTCCTGTTGATGCACACGCCCTGCTGGAGCAGACCGCCAGCGCTGCGCTGACCAGCGGCAAGGAGTTCACAGTCTTTCGTCCGTCTCCGGTGACGTTGAGGGTGCAACTGCACACACCGGACGCTGTTCAGGCATACGTGGGAAAGCCCGGCGTGCAGATAGAGGATTCACGGACGGTGGTCGCGCAGGGTCGCAGCTTCTGGGAAATGTGGGATCGTTTCTGGAAGCGATGAGACGGCGAGCAAAATGGTGTGAAAAGGATACAATTTTGCTCACAGGTACGGTATACTAAATGTAGATTACAATACATTCTGGAAGGTGTGAACCTATGGAACAGAACCTGGTCAAAGACTTCATGCAGCGCATCGATGTGCTTTCCGCTCTGAACGGACGCATCGCCCGTAAAGTGGAGCAGGAGGCACAGGAGCGTTTTGTACGCCGTCGCGACCCCGTTTTCGAGCCGGGAGACCCTGAGGATGAAGTGTATATCGTGAAAGAGGGGCGGGTGCGGCTTTATCGTCAGTCTCCGGCTGGCAAAGAGATTTCGCTCGCGCTGTTCGATCCCGGGGAGATGTTTGGCGAGATGGCGCTGTTCTTCCCCTCGCAACGGTTGAACACCGCAGAGGCGCATGAGGACACGGAGCTGTACGTGGTGCCAGTCGAGACCTTCCAGCGCTGGATGCAGGAAGATAGTGAGATCAAGGAATTGATCCTTTACCTGATGGCGGACAGGCGGCGCGCGATGGAACAGAAGGCAGCAGACCTTGTGGCGATGGAAGTGCCTCAGCGCATGGCAAAGACCATCCTGTGGCTGTTCGACCGTTACCGCACCGACATCATCGCGGGCAAAATCGCGCTCAACATTCGCCTGACGCACCACGAACTTGCCAGTCTATCAGGCACCACGCGCGAAACCGCTACGCTTATCCTGAACCGCTTCCGTCGGGATGGCTACATCGATTTCTTCGGGCGGCGGATGATACTGTTGAACGAAGCGGAACTGGTTCGCATCGCCACGACATACGAATGATTGTTGCTCCATGAGGAGTGACGCTGTGCAGAGATTACCTCAGCAGGAGATGTCTCGCAACCATAGTCTGGAACGCGCGCGTGTCCTGACGGGCGTCTCAGAAGCGAAGCCATCTCCTGCGCCAGAGCAACCTCCCCCCGGTCCCTCTCCGACGAGCAGAGGGACGGTCGTCGTTCCCCCTTCCCTTGCAGGGAAGGGGGCCAGGGGGTTAGGTGGACAGTGCAATGAAACCAACGGCTCGGCAGGAGCCTCGCCCTTTACGGGATCGCTTCCTACGGAAATACCGGTGGCAGCTCCAGCCCACGCGATTCCACCAGCCCCAGCATCAGGTTCATGTTCTGCACCGCCTGTCCCGCCGCACCCTTCACCAGATTATCGATGACACTGGTGACCACCAGCCGCCCGGTGCGCTCATCTACCGTCAGGCTGAGGTGGCAATAGTTCGTACCGGCAACATGTTTGGTGGCGGGGAAGTCGCCGGGCTCACGCACCACCACGAAGGTCTTGTCCTGATAGAATCGGCGGTAGTGCAGGCTCAATTCCTGCGCCGAGATGGAGCGCAACAGCCGGGCATACGCGGTACACAGGATGCCGCGGGTGATGGGTATCAGGTGGGGTGTGAAGGTGACGGCAATCTGCCTGCCTGCGACCTCCGACAGCATCTGCTCGATTTCCGGGGTGTGTCGGTGAGTGGGCACGCCGTAGGCGCGCATACTCTCGTTGAGTTCGGCGAAGTGGTAGTCCAGCCCGAATTTGGACCTGCCCGCGCCCGACACGCCCGATTTGGCGTCTATCACCAGTGAGTCGGGTTCCACCCACCCCTGCGCCAGCACGGGAGCCAGCGCGAGCACAGCACCAGTGGGGTAGCAACCGGGGTTTGCCACCAGCCTTGCCTCGCGCAGATGGCTGTGCGGAACCAGCTCCGGCAAGCCGTATACCGCCTCGTCCAACAGGTCTATCGCGGAGTGCTCACGCCGATACCACTGCGCATACACGGCGGGGTCATGCAGCCGGAAGTCGGCGGAGAGGTCAATCAGGCGCACGCCCGCCTCCAGCAGCGGCTTGGCAACCTGCATGGCGAAACCCGTCTCACCCGCCAGAAAGAGGATGTCAGCCTTCTGCGCTGCCCGTTGCACGTCGAACTCTTCCAGCGGCGGCAGGTGGTGTGCTGCGAGACCGGGGAAGGCGGTGCTGATGGGTTTACCCGCGTAGGTGTGCGAGCTCAGATAGGTAATCTGTACGTCGGGGTGTTGTAACAGCAGGCGCACCAGCTCTCCACCCGCATAGCCCGAAGCGCCACCGATGCCCACATGTATCTTTCGATGTCTCATACCTTGAGTGTATCGCGCATGGGCGCGAGTCGTCAAGGGGGGCGCAGGCGAGGGATGTTTTCATCGGGTGCAGAGGATAGTACCCTGACAGATTTTCCAGGGACCACCATTCTTTCCATAGTCTGGCGGCATAGGCAGGTCGGTCAGCAGCTCCCACAGACACCGTCCCTGCTCACTTCCCTGCTGGCGCAAGGGTACGTCCACCGCCCGTATAGAACCGTCACGTCGCACGCGCAGCACTTGACCACAGAAGTTCGCCTCCGTCGGCTTCTGGGGTCCGGGAGGTCCATAGAAGCGTCCATGTAGATAGCAGAGCAAAATACCGAAATTGGGGTCCTGCTCTCTAATAAGTCGGTCCTTCTTCATGCTCGATGTAAACAGAAAACCAGCGTAGTGGTAGCTCACAGGCGTTCCGCTGTGCACGGTAGCATCCGAATGGAACCCGCCAAAGCGGTCTAGAGGACACACCAGCACCTCGCGCGATTTGATGTAGGGTACAAAGTGGTGAAAGTCTTGCGGTGGTGTATCCTGGTAATCGCTGGTGTACAGGCTCCACGCGACGTATATCTGGTGCAGATTATTCATGCACTGTGTTTCGCGTGCCTTCTTGCGCGCACCCGCGAACAGCGGAAACAGCAGAGCGGCTATCAACGCGATAATCGCGATGACGATGAGCAGCTCCAGCACGGTGAAGGCGGTTCGTTTCATACGAGCCATTCCGGTATCCTCCTGTCAAGAACTGTAATGCTCTGTTCCAAAAGGCCTACCCACACGACGTTGAGGGCAAACACCAGAACGAGCAACAGCAAAAAGCCCCCGGCAGCAATGATCCCCTGTGGAACCTGCACCATCAGCGCAGGAGGGTAGTCCACCCAGAGGATAAGGAACGCGGTGACGAGGAGCAGCCAGTTGCTTCCAAGCAAAGGATGCTCCTTCCGCTGACACCGTATCCTCAGCAGTATCCCCAGCGCGGCTCCCATGAGCACCAGCTGGAGCCATCCTGTGAGTGGCGTTTCGTACCACCATGTTAACAGCGACATCTGCATTTCCTGTAAGGGCGAGAGCCTTTCAATGGGTGGTTCGGGTGGAGGCGGCACCGTCCATATCTGGTACAATGCCCCGTTGAGCGCAACTACCAGCACCGTGCGCATCACGTAGGTTATCGCACCCATCACGGCGGCTACCAACCACCCGACCGACTGCATCTTTTTCTCCTTTCGAGTGTTCTGGAGCATTTTAGCAGCTGCCTGGCGTGACATCAGAGCACATCGTTTCGCCCGGGTCGTCACACGGAGGCGGTGTCCACCGGAATTGGCTGCTGTCGCTACAACAGTCGTATGTAGGCTGCCAGCTATTTGGACACCAAACCCACACTTTGCCGTCTCCGCAGTTGTAATAACACTTGTTGCGAACCAGTTTGCGCACCTTTAAAGGTGGAGACGAGCGTATAATGTTGAGGTTACACCACACCTGCACTGTTCGGACATGGGTGCACCTCCGTTTCCACACAAATAGCGCACACCCTGTAAGAACCCCCAGCACACTCACCTTACATCAAATCCAGAAGGAAGACGTTTTTCATGCGATTAAAGTTTCTATAAGATGCTCGAAGTCACCAATCTCTACAAATCCTTTCGGAGCGTGCGGGCGGTCAACGGACTGAGCTTGCAAGTACAGGCGGGCGAGATAGTGGGCTTGCTGGGCCCCAACGGTGCAGGCAAAACCACTACCCTGCGCTGTATCTGTGGTATCCTCCGCCCCGACGCAGGGCAGATTGTGGTGGGAGGCTACGACCTCGCCACGCAGCAACAGCAGGCAAAGCGACTGATGGCGTTTATCCCCGAGGTGCCCAACCCCTACGAACTTCTCACCGTGCGCGAGCATATCCAGTTTGTGGCGATGTGTTACGGCACGATGGATACCTTCCGCGAGCGCATCGAGGAGTTGCTACACCGCTTTGACCTGAAGGAGAAGGAGCACGAGCTGGCGGCTACCCTCTCCAAAGGCATGAGGCAGAAGCTGGCGGTGGCTTGCGCCTTTGTGCACAACGCAAAAGTGTTCCTGTGTGACGAGCCGCTGATAGGTATTGACCCCAAAGGGCAGCACGAGCTGAAAAGCGAGCTGCAACGCCTGCGCGATGAGGGATGCGCCATCCTGGTCAGCACACACCAGCTGGACACCGCCGAGCGACTATGCGACCGGGTGATCATCATGCAGGCGGGGCGCAAGCTGGCGGAGGGCACTCTGGCGGAACTGCAGGAACAGGCGCAGATGGCAGACAGCACGCTGGAGCAGGTGTTCTTGCGCCTGACCGAGGAGGCACAGGATGCAAGCGCTGTGGTTTCTCACGTGGCGTCTCCTGATCAATAGTGTGCGCCGTACACTGCGCCAGCCGGTGCGGGCAGTCCTGTTCGCACTGATGGTCGTCTTCTTTGGCTTTGCGTTTACCGTGAGTATCGTGGAGAACCTGTCGGTGTATAGATCTGCCCATCCTCTGCCACCCTCTTCGGTCCTGCCCAGCGACCAGTTGGTGGCGCTGGCGATGCTGGTGCATCTGTCCATGCTCTGGTCTGCCCTGTCGCCAGCAGCGGGATCCTCTACGATGCCTGTTTTCACTCCAGCGGATGTGCACTTCCTGTTCCCCTCGCCGCTCCGGCGAAGGCACGTGTTTTTCTTCTTACTGCTGGTGCGGGGGATGTTCACCAGCATCTTCGCGCTGCTTGTTCTGGTAGCGGTAGTGCTGGGGGTGGGCAACGAACTGATTGCGCGCGTGCTGATGGCACAGCATCGGACGCAAACATCGTTCGTCTGGGTATACCCGGCGATGTACCTGATGGCGTTTCTCGGGCTGCTGGCTACGGGCATGCTCATCCTGTTGAAAGAGGAACGGCAGGAAGGTTTTCGCACCCGTCTCCGGCTCCTCTTCTGGGGGGTGTTGGGATTACTCGGCAGCGCACTTGCAGGATACGCTGTGAAGGCATATCTCGAGGGCGAAGATGCGCTGCAGGCGGTGGTATGGCATGCACTGTACAACCCCTGGATTGCCATTCCCCTGATGCCCCTGCGTTGCCTGGCAGAGGCTGCGATCGCCTTCTACCAGGGTTGGACGCCCTACGTCACTGTCGGCTTGGTGCTTTGGGGTGGTATTGCTGCGTGTGCTTTCCTGTCGCTGGCAAGGCAGGAGGGCTGGCTGTATGATCTCGGTACGAAGCTGGCATCTCTCGCGACGACATATCGGGCGCAACGGCAAAACCCGTTGATACTGGCACAGCAGTTTGCCGTCCGACGCGCCAGCAGGCGGGCAAAGAGAGGGCAGTGGAGCCTGTTCCAGCACTGGACACCACAGGGCGTGCGGGCTTTGTGGTGGTGCAACGGTATCCTGCTCCTGCGCATGGGAGGCTATTTGTTGACCTCGGTACTGCTGATGCTGTTGGGGATCACGGCGATGACCGTTCTCAGCGCGTTGCCTCATCGAGATACTGCGCTGGATCCTGCGATGGCGATGATGTTGCAGCATTCGGGCGCCTTGTTCGTGCTCACTTTCTCGCAAACGTGGATTAGCAACGCGCTGAAACGAGCGGAGATGACTAAATCGTTGCCATTCCAGGCGCGACAGGTGGTACTGGCGGAGGTGCTTCCGACCACGCTATTGCTGGTGGTTTTCCTGACGGTATACTGGGTGATATGTTGCCTCCTGCTGCCCGGGCATTGGGGGCTGCTCACCTATAACTATGCTGTGGGGATCTCTCTCGCCCTCCCTTTGAATCTGTGTGTCATGCTGGTGTCGCTCGCCAACCCGGACCCTGGCGACTACACGCAACGCATGTTGCAGGGCTTGCTGCTTTTTCCTGTGGTGCTCCTTGCGGTGCTGCCTACGGTGTTGACCGTGGTGGTCGCTTTTCTCCTCGGCTTACCGCTCTGGTGGAATGCGCTGCTGGTAGTGGTGGTGAATCTGGGGGTCACGTGGGTGCTCGTCTCTGCCGCGGGGGAGAGCTACGCGCGGATGAACTCCGCAGAATAACCGATTCTTGCAGGAAATCAGCGTTCGCCGAGCGAATCGTAACCATGAAAAATGTCTTCGAAAGGAGGCGAAGCGATGCAGTACGTTCGCCTTGGTCGTTCGGGATTGCGAGTGAGCCGTTTATGCCTCGGCACGATGAATTTTGGTCCCCTCACCAGCGAAGAAGACAGCTATGCGATTATGGACCGCGCTCTGGAGCTGGGCATCAACTTCTTCGA contains these protein-coding regions:
- the argC gene encoding N-acetyl-gamma-glutamyl-phosphate reductase, with protein sequence MRHRKIHVGIGGASGYAGGELVRLLLQHPDVQITYLSSHTYAGKPISTAFPGLAAHHLPPLEEFDVQRAAQKADILFLAGETGFAMQVAKPLLEAGVRLIDLSADFRLHDPAVYAQWYRREHSAIDLLDEAVYGLPELVPHSHLREARLVANPGCYPTGAVLALAPVLAQGWVEPDSLVIDAKSGVSGAGRSKFGLDYHFAELNESMRAYGVPTHRHTPEIEQMLSEVAGRQIAVTFTPHLIPITRGILCTAYARLLRSISAQELSLHYRRFYQDKTFVVVREPGDFPATKHVAGTNYCHLSLTVDERTGRLVVTSVIDNLVKGAAGQAVQNMNLMLGLVESRGLELPPVFP
- a CDS encoding cyclic nucleotide-binding protein, with product MEQNLVKDFMQRIDVLSALNGRIARKVEQEAQERFVRRRDPVFEPGDPEDEVYIVKEGRVRLYRQSPAGKEISLALFDPGEMFGEMALFFPSQRLNTAEAHEDTELYVVPVETFQRWMQEDSEIKELILYLMADRRRAMEQKAADLVAMEVPQRMAKTILWLFDRYRTDIIAGKIALNIRLTHHELASLSGTTRETATLILNRFRRDGYIDFFGRRMILLNEAELVRIATTYE
- a CDS encoding multidrug ABC transporter ATP-binding protein: MLEVTNLYKSFRSVRAVNGLSLQVQAGEIVGLLGPNGAGKTTTLRCICGILRPDAGQIVVGGYDLATQQQQAKRLMAFIPEVPNPYELLTVREHIQFVAMCYGTMDTFRERIEELLHRFDLKEKEHELAATLSKGMRQKLAVACAFVHNAKVFLCDEPLIGIDPKGQHELKSELQRLRDEGCAILVSTHQLDTAERLCDRVIIMQAGRKLAEGTLAELQEQAQMADSTLEQVFLRLTEEAQDASAVVSHVASPDQ